From the Helicoverpa armigera isolate CAAS_96S chromosome 16, ASM3070526v1, whole genome shotgun sequence genome, one window contains:
- the LOC110379354 gene encoding uncharacterized protein LOC110379354: MYRIGFGRTNLTNAKTLQKEDLGKYATFTPAGNPITFKEIPDSALSSSSHSRGLLYHEPGYDYEDGSHYPHGHDYHLYDPHADGHGAHGFDHYDPHGGHHGHDGHHGHDDHHGHGGHHGHDDHHGHGGHHGYDDHHHGHDDHHHGHDDHHHGHHHGHHHYDKHFKHALAAKTVLWPIAGIALLGAAAALVSNPVLLQLGVVSGKRRRRDTEEITGPDFPSDTFIKYAEKIKKQSNEDKIQVKEKLRRKSKKQDFVEPNDAYKENFNRRVLKTDILKSFQSTVGTRKIKSSVKRNIDQVAIYPENHKRDNDDEKFIPIPIKLRIPKDVD; encoded by the exons ATGTACAGAATCGGATTTGGACGTACT AATTTAACAAACGCGAAAACGTTACAGAAAGAAGATTTAGGGAAGTATGCAACTTTTACACCGGCTGGTAACCCGATAACATTCAAG GAAATACCCGACAGTGCGTTGTCCAGCTCCAGTCACAGTAGAGGCTTGCTGTATCATGAACCAG GCTATGATTACGAAGATGGCTCCCATTACCCTCACGGGCATGATTATCACCTATATGATCCCCATGCTGACGGTCACGGTGCTCATGGCTTTGATCACTATGATCCACATGGGGGTCACCATGGACACGACGGTCATCATGGACACGACGATCACCATGGACACGGCGGTCACCATGGCCACGACGATCACCATGGACACGGCGGTCACCATGGTTATGATGATCATCATCATGGTCATGATGATCATCACCACGGTCATGATGATCATCATCATGGACATCACCATGGACACCATCATtatgacaaacattttaaacac GCACTTGCAGCAAAAACTGTCCTATGGCCAATTGCTGGAATAGCTTTACTTGGTGCCGCTGCAGCACTTGTCAGCAACCCAGTGCTCCTCCAACTTGGAGTAGTATCAGGTAAACGCAGAAGACGTGACACAGAAGAAATCACGGGTCCTGACTTTCCTTCAGATACGTTCATAAAGTATGCAGAAAAAATCAAGAAACAGAGCAACGAAGACAAAATTCAAgttaaggaaaaattaaggagaaaAAGTAAGAAACAAGATTTTGTTGAACCAAATGATGCttataaagaaaatttcaaCAGAAGAGTATTAAAAACTGACATCCTTAAGAGTTTTCAAAGTACTGTAGGAACCAGGAAAATTAAATCTTCCgttaaaagaaatattgatCAAGTAGCGATATATCCAGAAAATCATAAAcgtgataatgatgatgaaaagttTATACCAATACCAATTAAATTAAGAATTCCTAAAGATGTTGACTAA